Part of the Sinomonas atrocyanea genome is shown below.
GTCTCGATGGTTTCAGGCATGCGTGTGTCCTCGCAGTGGGGAGCCTGGGGAGGCTCGTCGTCGGTCAGTTACTCAGGCCCGGCGCTCTCTCAATCCCAGGCAGGGCTCCTACGCTGCATTCGGCACCACATGCACCCGTACAGCGTTTGCTTCAGCCGGACTCCCCTATGCAATTGCCCGCTCCGCGGGCCCCAACACGCACCAGTCCTGCCTCAAGAATTGGGCAGGAGAAGGGAATTCCGGAAAGTGGGGGATGCATCCATCATACAGGACGCACGACGCCGGCCCTCACCTCGGGCGGCCAGGGCGCCGTGAGGTCGGGCACAGTCGGGTCCCGGCCCTACTCGCCGTCGCGCTCCACGGCAGCCACCACGTACTTCCGCAGCGCCGGGGCGAGGCGCAGCCCGCCGTCGGCCTCGGCGTCGAGGAGTGCCTCGGCCATCTCCGCGGTCGGGTCCGCGAGCCAGGCGCCGACGCGCACCCCGTGGTCGGGCACGTGCTCGATCCCGAACTGGGAGCCCGCCTCGACGTCCCCGGACGTGAGGACCCTCAGGTAGGCCCCGGAGAGTCCCGCGCGGGTGAACCACGAGACCCAGCCGTCCTCGCCCATGCGCCGGGCGAAGGTCGCGCACGGGATGCGAGGCATCGTCACCTCGAGCAGCGCTCCCGAGGAGAAGCGCCAGCGTTCGCCGATCACGGCGTTGCTCGCGGTGATCCCCTCGACGCGGAGGTTTTCCCCGAAGAGCCCGGGCGGGATCTCGCGGCCGAGCTCGCGCGCCCAGAGCGCGGCGTCGTCCTCCGAATAGGCGTACACGGCCTTGTCCTCGCCGCCGTGGTTCGCGCGGTCGGCCTGGACGTCCCCGCGCAGGCCGAGGCGCCGGATCCGCACCGGTCCCTCGACCGGCCGTTTGTCGATCCCCGTCACCCCCACAGAGCCGGCATCGGCGAGCAGCTGGTGGACTCGGCAGACGGCGACGACGCGGGCGGTCTTCATGGCCACCAGCGTACCCGCGGCGCCCCGCGCGGGAGCGCTCACGGATCGAAGCGGTAGCCCATGCCGGCCTCGGTGTGCAGGTGCCGGGGGTGGGCGGCATCCTCCTCGAGCTTGCGCCGCAGCTGGGCCAGGTACACGCGCAGGTACTGGGTCTCCTTCGCGTACGCGGGGCCCCACACCTGCGTGAGGATCTCCCGCTGGGTCACGAGCTGCCCCGCGCGCCGCACGAGGAGGGCGAGGATGTTCCACTCGGTGGGCGTGAGGCGGACGTCGGCGCCCCTGACGACCACGCGCCGCGCGGCGAGGTCCACGCTCAGGTCGCCGGTCTGCAGGCGGGGCGCCTCGCCGCTCCGGGCCCCCCGGCG
Proteins encoded:
- a CDS encoding MOSC domain-containing protein, whose product is MKTARVVAVCRVHQLLADAGSVGVTGIDKRPVEGPVRIRRLGLRGDVQADRANHGGEDKAVYAYSEDDAALWARELGREIPPGLFGENLRVEGITASNAVIGERWRFSSGALLEVTMPRIPCATFARRMGEDGWVSWFTRAGLSGAYLRVLTSGDVEAGSQFGIEHVPDHGVRVGAWLADPTAEMAEALLDAEADGGLRLAPALRKYVVAAVERDGE